From the genome of Ziziphus jujuba cultivar Dongzao chromosome 4, ASM3175591v1:
GCGATTGTgggatgttttattttatttttttttccttttttatgtgGTTTTTGTTATTCAAATATACTTACAGAGAGTGTCATTGACTTGGAATCTGTTTCTTTCAGCCCAGCGAGTGAAATTCTCAGAAGGATTCAAAACCCAACCATCTTTTCCACCAACATTGAACTTGTAAGCTTGAGATGAGCCAATCATTATCAGAAACTCCATGAAAATCACAGACAAGACTAATCCAAGAACTCTCTTAGACCCCATTTTgtacaacaagaaaaagaaaaaaaatgataataacacACAAAGTGAAAGagaattagagagagagagagagagagagagagagagagagagagatgataaGTAGAAGCAAGTGGCGaagatatatatagagagagatgaGAAATGACCGTTGTAAAACATGCAACAAAAAAGCCGAGGAAATATGTTTTGGAAacacaattaaaaatatatatccatatatatatatatatatataataattataacaaatttgcattttatggaaatttgtatacgtttttataaaaattacagCAAAAACACAGGCGTTTTGGTCCAGAAAGTACACTTTATTGTTTCACACGCCGAATGACAAATATTTACACGTAGCAACATGCGAGAAACATAACGGGTAGTCTCTGCAAatgctttaaaaattaaaattttgtacaaattaattaattaatattaaaaaagaggTTTTACTTTTTGTCTTTATGTATTGTATATGAACCAAACTAGGGGCCTGGATTTCTGGCACctggatttaaaatttatataaatataaaactactcagaaaccccttttttttttttttttcttaactccaagaattatatatacatttaaatttaagaatttCAAGAAGAAAATATGCCGTTGTTGTGAACTGTTAAAATTTATGAGGTGGTTCTTTGTACTaaggtttttgattatttttttggataaataatcataaccattaaaagaatataattCTGCTAATTATAGAAGATAATAAATTACaatcaattataaatttaaaatttttgactttccatttttaaattacaattggATTAAATTATCTCAATGGCAATaattatttgtccaaaaaaaattagtcaaaaaCCTTAATATAAGCAAACCTTAtccaaaatttatttcaataaaattatatattttcctttttttttttttttgagatttaCGGGTTCATGGATTCATggagaatattaaaaaaatcaaattttatcaattaatttttttgataaacaaattatatcaattaattaaatgtaacgaaataaatagtaaatatcCTCTCGATATAAGGAATATATAACTAGAAATCAACTACTGGATAACAATATTCTAAATATAATTGAAAAGGTAAATTTAATGTTCAGAATGAAAAaagtttcctttctttctttcttctttttttttttttttttttttttgttggttttgctTGCACATTTTCATTTTACCATTTtgaatcatattattttttgtttttctattaatttaaaaaatctttcACATTGctcttaaattatttatttatttatttatttgtcagtTATGCAATTATATCTaacaaatttggtaaaattaacaataggtcgtgtaaataataataataaacaacgaCTTACATGagggttatttatttaattatttatttttaaaaaaacatcacATAAATTGTACAAGATTAGTTTCATCAAATTCATATCAGTGAAAGGATTAgactaaattataaaattaaaataaagtaaaatagttCAAATTTTAAACGATAATGTGAGAGTTTCTGTAGTTTGGAAGGCAGGAAGCAAAGTGTCAAATGTGTTAGTTTAATGAGAAAAATGTAATtaccctttttattattatttttttcttgggaacaatggaaaaattaaacaatttttaaatgtttttttattttattttatgatttttttttcttgtctccAAATAGATATTAATGTTTTGTTTGACCATATAATAAAAACTACTTAaaaggcaaacaaaaaaaattaattggtcattaataaaaattaagaacaaTCTATTAAAGTTGTATAACAAAAATTCactctttaattttaaatctgGTTGAAAAAAAGCACTCTTTTATTTAACAAAAGATGCTTTTTAGTTTGGTAGAAAACCATGCACATATGCTTCTTCACATTATTTTTCAACGTATATTGCTAATTACTCATTTGGCCGgttgataataattaaatacatgcaAGTATATCTTATCCTTTTGATAATTAAGCTTAATTATCAGTTTCCAATTCCattaatttcttaatatataataaaatgccTTGCGCTGAAATAATGAAggcttttattttgcattaatttCTTAGTTTTGAACAAATCTAAAAAGGTTACACATTACAGGTATAAGATGTAGGAAAAGAAGGAGCAAGAAACGGACAtaaatataatacatatttaatttatttttaattagaccTTAATTGCTTAACTAACCACAAAAATTACTCATAAATATTACCTCAACACCTTCTATACTTttcatctttctctttctttcaatCTGTCATGAAAATTATTcagtatttttgtttaattctttTTGTGAGCTTTTCTTGTATGGTGACCACAGAGTCAACACCGTACAGAAACACAAATTGGAGTCCAATCCAGTATTTGTCAAGTATGGAGGATTCGGATGAAATATTAATGGAGGAGATGGAAATGAtaggtagaagaagaagaagaagtttagATGAAGAAGGGAGAACTTTCATAAGCTATGGAGCTCTAAAAGGAGATATTGTTCCATGCAATCTTCCTGGTTCTTCTTATTATGATTGTGGTAGATCTGGTGAGGCTAATCCATATAGGCGTGCCTGCACTGCCATTACCAACTGTGCTAGACAAACTGATTGAATTCACAgtcattttccatttttctttttgtttaacaAGTTTTCATCTTTCATTTTAGACACAATCCAGTTGCAAAGTTATTTTCTTCTTGGATAATAATCTTAAATCAGTCCACTTTCTTTTataactaaaattttatatatgtatacattatGATGATTCGGTTAATTACTTTTTGTCTTATcattttagaaataatttaatcgCAAAGTTACTATCTTCTTAGACAATAATCTTGAATCAGAATCCACTTTGTTTTATAATTAACTTCACTTTCCCTTCTTTATTAGTGCAGCTGAGAAAGTCCATTTTGTTTCATAACTTCCTTTTCTGTCTTTATTAATACTCAATAGAGCTGAGAaagtttatgtatataaattattatgctTCGGTtaaataaagtttgtaaaatATTTAGATACCTATTGATTTGCCCATGTTCTATTTTTAGCTTATCGTTAGGTACCATTAGTTATTAAATTCTTTCACAGAGAAAGCACGTatgataagagaaaaataaaacgcatatatttggagaaaaatttaagTTAGAGTCTATGTTTTCTGTTTAACCCAATAAGCAATTTAGCAAATGCTAGGTGAAAGATAAATTCACATATGTTTGAACTAAATAAAGTGAAATTAATGGTTGAAATCAATATGATTTGATGTTTTCCCAACCGTTTCTCCTTGAGCAAGTACTGTGACAGATTCTTCAACATCTTTCATGcaccattatttttttcaaagcaGATATTCTCTCAttctaaaaattagaaaaagagaaataaaataaataaataaaaaagttctgaacaaccaaaatattataatatttacaattatatattcaaaattatgTACATTTGAAAATAGATTCCACCAGATATAAATGTGCATATAATTCAAAATTATGTACATTTGGAAATATTGCAAAATTATCAAGACCAAACCGAGCATTAAATTTCCAACAAGGACTCAATTGTCCTAAATCCATGATTCTGTGGAAGAGGAGCATTTCCTGGCCGGATGGACATCATCACTTCCAAACCTGAAACATCAATCATATACTCATTCTATCATTGATTTTAGATTGCTTATGTGTAATTTACTCAAGTAAGCTTCTATCACTCATtgttttggtttgagaaacctaTAAAGTTCTCTCATTTGTTAGGCTCAATTTGCAGTTTCAAAGTTTCAAGCTAGAATTGTGAACTCCGTAGAAGAGTTGCATACAGAGTCACAGACACTAACGTACAAGGAAACCTGCTAATGACATGATCAATTTGTCCCTGCTAATAACATAGCTTACCGGGTCTACCAAGGAATAAAAGGATCCATTTCAGCAGAAATAACTAGTAACTACAAGGCTATGCATTTCAACCGTAAGTAACAGATTACCTGCATCCCTTGCAGCTGAAGCTTCTTGGAAGATATCGGTCACAAACAAAATGTTTGTCGGCTTATCTACTCCCACCATTCGCAAAATCTCTAAGTAACTACGAATTTCCTCTTTGTTTCTGCAGATAAGATTCAAGAGACAGAATTTTAGTTTAACATATTAAGAATCGATATCTGCAAACAAAGATGCATGTATAGAACTCACCCTACTGTGGTATCAAAATATCCGCAGAAGTACTTTCTCAAGTCCCCATAATTAGAATTTGCAAGAAGTTGCTGTGCTTCTCTACTATCACTACAATATATGTACACCTTAAACAAGGAACATTAACAGTTTAAGCACTCTATATTTCTTCTTAAGTACAACCCAAACAAAGCTGAAACTGTCACCgagaaaattttttgaaaacaaattcatGATCACCAGGCTAATTATTTTGCAACCATAGAACAGGTAAAACTATTGGGTTACATAAAAACATTATTCCCTTTCACATGCAGGGCGCAAGAGATGTTCCAATCTTGATAAGcatttaattccataaattgAAATTGACTTTTCAAGAAATGGAAAGAGAGGCAAAAAGCAAAAAGCAAAATGATCCAGTTAAACAATGTAATACCTTAATGCCTGAATTTTGCCACCTTTCAAGAGCTTCTGCAACATCATCGAATACAACACCCACCAACTGATTTCTCTGAAATCCAGTTCTACATATATGACCCTGCATAcattgaaaaatttatttagaatgATAGACTACAAAGTGAAGCACATAACTTTTATCCGTATGTAACTTACTTGCAGTTGTTTCAGTGCAGCGACTTTCCTGCCATTCTTGATCATTGCTACTACATTTTCAACTACAGAACCAATAACTAACTCTTTCCCAACATAATCTGGAGGAATTGGCACAGCACCAGTAATACCTCGTTCCAAATCAGTCTCAATCTGTCAAAGAAAGGAATATCTTTTGCTTAgttgaatttatttaataaagttGATCTCCTCACCTCTCctcataaaagagaaaatataataatggaaAAGCAGTAATTATAAGAACAGAAtgttggacaaaataaccatttaTAAGAACATATATAAGGGAATGATGCATATGCAAATTTATTGTTTGAATCTTGCAATAAAAACTATGACAGCAACAATACTAATGGTCCTACCAGCTGACCACCAAGATGAAGGAAACCACAAAACCTCATCTCTATAGGTTAATAGGTAAAGAAACATTTATTTAGAGCCAAAACAAAGGAGAAAAATAAGAATGTATGCAATCTCTCTTAGGATCATCCAACCATGCAAATATACTGGAAGAGAAAACCTATGAGCAGGTTGGAATGCGTTGCTAATGAAACCAGAAGCTCATAAGAGAATTCTCACCAGAGCTTAGAACATAGGTTGTTCAACTCAAAGATGCAACAAAGCAGATGGCATGGAAGGATCAAAAGAATCTTACTTGAGAGCGCAGCAAACTAATATCAATTTGAGTTTCTTCACTGTCATAGGTTGCCGCTAAATGCTTTTCCACATTATCATGGGTGTATGGAAAAAGAACATCACTTATAAATGATATAGGAATTATTGTGCCTTCAATGTCAAGAAGTATACAATGCTGCATAAGAAACAGCAAAAAAAATCATAAGATTCTACCATTTAAATAAGAAAGGAAACAATCTCCTATCATGCCTCGTAAAAGGGGTATAGATATTAGAAACTAGACACCAAAGAAATGCAATGACACACCAGGTccgaattttcttatttttgtagaGAACAATATAAACTTACTTGGGATGGCTCAGTCATGTAATTTAAACTGAGAGGCCCTGCCTTCAGAGCTCTGTTGTAATTCCCACCGCATCCCCTAAATCCATTAACATTGCAAATAGGACCATGACTTGGAGTGGTCCAGTCCAACCCTGACTGGTGAAGCTTGATAGCGGCATCAAAGAGATAATGGTAGCATTCAGCCTGATAAACTTATGAATTAGAGTAAAAGCATGACAAAGAAATGTAATAATTGTTGCCAATAAATATGGACTCATATATTCATGGCTACTTCACAATATTATGGCAAATGAATGTAGACCTGGGGAGGATGATTGATAATTTAAGAATTCAatggaataaaaaatgaagatacCACGGTGTTAATATGAAATGTAGGAGAACTAGTTAGTAGGAGGCAGTTTGACTCAATGatgtaattgtaaatataaacaaaactaCGCCTCCCAACTAAAATCAGAAAGCAAAGTTGGCAGTTGCCTGACACAGTGCCACTCGAAGATTATTCAAACCAAGTAGAAGCCTTCCAACTACAATCAGAAAGCAAAGTTGGTAGTTGCTTGACACAGTGACACTCGAAGATTATTCAAACCAAGTAGAAATGAAAAGTTGAAAGAGAGTAATAAGCTCAATAAAGTATTTTTTGTGTTCttgaaaatatacaaaaagaagGTTTAAACAGATGGCAACCccttatggggaaaaaaaaaaaaaaaaaaaaaaaaaaaaaagatcatgcATGGTCACCCTAAAGGCTAAAACTAGGACCAACTGGTGATTAACCTAAACTAAAAGCaaactatttatcaaaaaattaattaactaggGTCAACATTTTGTCctcataattttcattttattcaatttttattgattttgatatttctacTGACATTGATATTTTCATCCATCATACCAAACATGACACATATGGAACATGAAACCGGCAAAACGGAACTCCCATGCTCCCCCAGCATGATATTTATGACTATTTAATTACAGTCAAATATTACAACCTTCTAATCAAACTATTATCAACTTTATAATGTTACTAACCTTGCCATCCACAAGGAATTCAGCATCCATATAGGCAGGTTAGAGGTTTCAATACGGTTTTCATGAAAAGTCAACAAGGAATTCAGCATCCATATATGCAGGTTAGAGATATCAGAAAGgttttcaccaaaaataaatactcAAGAATCAAGCCTCCTAAATCCTTGGGAACCATATAGCTTGGTATGAATAAACTTCTTTGGGTCAATTTTCACAAGTTACGTTTCTAAGATAAAATCATCTACCTGAGTTTTTGCACTAATCCATGAGCCGCCCCATATAAACACCCCATGATTGCGAACTAGTACAGCAGTTGTTTTGGGGTAAATACTGATctgtaaaaatacaattaactcACATATGGAAACCCTTTTTCATGACAAAATAAGGATGTAAATTAGATAACAATAAGCAAagggaccccaaaaaaaaaaaaaaaaaaaaaaaaaaaactccatatcataacatatcaaAGTTTCAACTGTTGATGGGAGTCAACAAAACTTAAGGAACAACAAAGGCAAAAATACAACCAAAATACCTGAGCGTATGATTGTGTACATGTCACTCATTTCATGCAGATTCAAACCAAAACAAGGAGTGTCGCTCATTTCATGCAGATTCACACCAAAAGAAGAAGGGGTTTTACAATGATGAAATACAATGTTTGGTTCTTGCAATAGCAAGAAGTAGAAGTAATTACTTATCATACTTGACAAATACTTCATTGAATTGGGTTTAACTATAACAAGTAATAGACACTACCAAACATATCTTCAGTCCTTCCAATGAGTAGGTCTTTTTCACATAAGATTAAAATCCTACAAAACCTATATAATATACACTGACAGAAGTCTGTCTTTTCAAATTAATACATTGCCCATTCTACTCTCTTATTTACCTTCACCAACCTTTCTATTTTACAAGTATATTTAGCTTAAAATCCTTTAGTTTCTTTAAAATTAACTCCACCTCTCAATCTCAagaactttttttctttcaaaaagttTACATTATTCCTTAATGGAGATTATGCACATCTCTTCTGGGGCACTGTGACAGTCTGCAATCAAATTCACTACAATGCAGAAGATTTCCACTAActtttcaaaattacaaattataatAGCATATTATTAGCCTCATCCATCATACAAGGACAGTTCATTCATGGGGAAAATAACTCAAAACCAATGCAAAAAAAGTTATTTGTTCAAAGCATTTATTCCCAAATACtggcaataaaataaatagatggcAGAACCATTTGCAAAGTCATGGACAAAAGAAACATACAGCTTCAACTAGGGACTCTATGAGTTCCCCTTCATGGGCAGCGTTCTCAATTATTGGGACCACAAGCTCATCATGATAACTGTGCCCCTGAATTCCTTTTATCATCTCCATATGAGTGATCTGAGAAATTAAAAGGCAATCTCAGATGTTAAAATgagataaaaagaataaaagaatggCATAGATGAACCtagatttcaaatttcaagacATATAAGAAATTAGTTTTTATGCCATCTTTTAATAATAGACAAATATAATGTTTgcatatcaattatcatacgAAGGGAATGTTTAGTGAATACATGTATGCTTTGATGTAAACAATTACTTCCCGTTGAGctctttttaaaacaaaaatatcctATCAAATAGATTAATATTTCAAATTGATCGTGCACAGAATATGACACTAGAACCTGATCAAGTTACTTTTACACTAAAGGTTGAGAATTCTATTCTTTTACTTCTAAAGCTAGCACTAGTACAGAATTATTTCAAtactaaaataattaagatatttattgtatttaataACAAGGTTAAGATATTTGTAAGATGGTGTTCAAGTAAatctagaaaagaaaataaaactaacaattttgtatttttcaaaCCACAATTATATATTGCgaaataaatccaaaatttcacaaacacATAAGTTATAAAATTTGTCCATAGATAATTGCTTAAGATAATGGTCATTACATGATAGACAATCTGTGAAAAAGTATGGAATaaactacaagaaaggtaaaagaagaaattgaaaCTAGAATTTTTACTCAATAGTATAAATTTTGGGGTTCAAATGATTACTCGGAACTCCTTTGATAAAGGGTTAATCAATGTTACAATACAAGACTCCATTCCATGGCTGTGAATAACAGCCCCTGCATCACACATCTCAAAAACCTGAAGAATAGGAAAAGATGGATACacaattaaaaagcaaaaacaaactaAGCAAGAAATGgcaatataaatatcaaatcaacccaaaaatattttatgcttaGGTAGAAGTGACAATTTTCAGCAGATTCTAACTATTAAATCACACTCTCAAGTAGCTCTAGAACAAAAAACACTTCACCTCTGATGCAGGTGCTTAATATAAACACTAGAAAAGTAAATGAGGATATAGAAAATGCAGACAATTTGACAAATAAATGCAAGTTTACATACACTCCTCAAAATGAAATTCATTATCAGACAcctaaaaggaaataaatagcATTACCAgccattttcattaattttacaGTTCAACCACTATAATTCATCTCtgcagcattttttttttttttttttttttaaaagaagggaaaaataaacacaaagagagaaaggaagacCATAGACATAAATCATCTAAAAAAACTAGTATAAGCTCAACAACAtctgaaacaaaaacaaaagattaaTGATTCGGATGAAGtaaagaatttttatattggaTCTCAGGTCcctaaatatttgcattctgCTTTAGCTCAATTCAAAAGGCTTTGCACTAGTTCATGtccaacatatataaaaatgcaacaaagaagggCAAAAATCACACGGTAAGGCATTCAGGAATTTTGAGGGAGACCACAACATGTAGCATTGCAAGGTTATTCTGAGTAATACTCTTCCTGAGCAATGGCAAGATTAACAATTGCAACAACATTAAAGCAAGAAAAACTATTTCCCTAACAGTTACTCACAATGatgttgagaaaaataattgaattcATGATCTAAACCACTATTGCCTTCAATTACAAGACCAAACAAAGCCATTACACTGCATGgacaaaagagaaaatataaattccCCTGAAGACACAGAACTTTACCTTCATGAAGAGAGGAGCACAATCAGTACACTGGGGAGGCATATGAGGGTAAGCCTTGAGGACAGGAGCCAATAATATAAATCCATCTGAAGATAGCACATACATGTCCTCAGTAACCATTCTTTCCTTCTGAACACCTGCATAAGATATAGATATTCTCAAAAAAGAATTTGCTAACAACAAAACTTAGTCTTATTTTTTGGTTCACCAATGCTTTACGAGTTAGAATTGAGGTAGATGATACAATACTAAGCTATTCTTGCACACCCAGGTCAGTATGCTATTTGATTTCACACTCTCGCCATACTAATTTAACAAAGAGACAAAGTTCCAGTGCCATCAACTTCCCTACACCCTCAAAACTAGAATCTAAAAAGGATAATAAGGTTAGCACGCTAATCTAAAAATGTCCAAACCCAACTGGTTTTCCCACACCCTGACATCCAAATGGTTAAAAGGATTGAGGTAGTTAATACCAACTTACAAGTGCAAGGAATTGAGGTAGATGATACACTACTAAACTGTTCTTGCATACCCAAATAAGTATGCTGTTTGATTTGACACTCTTGCCATACTCATTTAACAAAGAAACATAATTCCAGTCCCATCAACTTTCCTAACCCTCAAAACTAGAATCTGAAATGGATAATAAGGTTAGCATGCTGATCTAAAAATGTTCAAACCCAATGGGTTTTCCCACACCCTAACATCTAAATAGTTAAAAGGATTGGGGTAGTGAATACCAGCTTGTATACCAAGTGCAAAGAACCCCCATATAGAAACTACAAAAGACCTGAAAACAGAAGACAAATATTACATGCACTTGTGCAGCAGACCTATGCATGTATGCACCTGTGTTGTGCTCAtcacatagagagagagagagagagagagagagagagagagagagaacgaaTACCAGATGGGGAAGTGACAATGAGTTGTGAAGGCTTAGGAATGGCATCATCATGGACCTTGATGGCAATGCTGCCTCCCGTACCAGAAAACCACCCCAGAGTGTAGAAATGACGGCACAGCTCCGCTGCCAAAGCCCTTGTATCAGTCACTGCTTTTCTCTCCAAATACGCCTGAGAAGACCCTGTTCCTGCAACGCCGTTCTGGACCATTGGTTCCGATAGTGTTGTCAATGTAGTGGCCACACCGCCTGAGGACCCCATCTTCTTGCCTTCCACATAACGCCAGAGATTCAGAATCAGTTCAGCAAACATCTCAAACTTCCAAAAC
Proteins encoded in this window:
- the LOC107417426 gene encoding probable bifunctional methylthioribulose-1-phosphate dehydratase/enolase-phosphatase E1 2 isoform X6, which codes for MEAQEHNEHTQEKKMLPPPVGTFQTREELIKHVRDFALTQGYMVSIRDSSKDRYVTLACDRGGVYRKRLKTGENLRKRKSESRLTNCSFEVVGKKDDDIWILSIKNGVHNHEASNDTSDHPSCRRFSEEEVKIIRELTAAGKRPRQILKALRQKNPNLVSDSRNVYNVKAKIRREMVSGKKMGSSGGVATTLTTLSEPMVQNGVAGTGSSQAYLERKAVTDTRALAAELCRHFYTLGWFSGTGGSIAIKVHDDAIPKPSQLIVTSPSGVQKERMVTEDMYVLSSDGFILLAPVLKAYPHMPPQCTDCAPLFMKVFEMCDAGAVIHSHGMESCIVTLINPLSKEFRITHMEMIKGIQGHSYHDELVVPIIENAAHEGELIESLVEAISIYPKTTAVLVRNHGVFIWGGSWISAKTQAECYHYLFDAAIKLHQSGLDWTTPSHGPICNVNGFRGCGGNYNRALKAGPLSLNYMTEPSQHCILLDIEGTIIPISFISDVLFPYTHDNVEKHLAATYDSEETQIDISLLRSQIETDLERGITGAVPIPPDYVGKELVIGSVVENVVAMIKNGRKVAALKQLQGHICRTGFQRNQLVGVVFDDVAEALERWQNSGIK
- the LOC107417426 gene encoding probable bifunctional methylthioribulose-1-phosphate dehydratase/enolase-phosphatase E1 2 isoform X7, which produces MTVITSGKKMGSSGGVATTLTTLSEPMVQNGVAGTGSSQAYLERKAVTDTRALAAELCRHFYTLGWFSGTGGSIAIKVHDDAIPKPSQLIVTSPSGVQKERMVTEDMYVLSSDGFILLAPVLKAYPHMPPQCTDCAPLFMKVFEMCDAGAVIHSHGMESCIVTLINPLSKEFRITHMEMIKGIQGHSYHDELVVPIIENAAHEGELIESLVEAISIYPKTTAVLVRNHGVFIWGGSWISAKTQAECYHYLFDAAIKLHQSGLDWTTPSHGPICNVNGFRGCGGNYNRALKAGPLSLNYMTEPSQHCILLDIEGTIIPISFISDVLFPYTHDNVEKHLAATYDSEETQIDISLLRSQIETDLERGITGAVPIPPDYVGKELVIGSVVENVVAMIKNGRKVAALKQLQGHICRTGFQRNQLVGVVFDDVAEALERWQNSGIKVYIYCSDSREAQQLLANSNYGDLRKYFCGYFDTTVGNKEEIRSYLEILRMVGVDKPTNILFVTDIFQEASAARDAGLEVMMSIRPGNAPLPQNHGFRTIESLLEI